Genomic window (Salvelinus fontinalis isolate EN_2023a chromosome 3, ASM2944872v1, whole genome shotgun sequence):
GACCCTCTCTCATCAGCATTTGCAAGAGAAGATGTGTCATCGAATGTTAAACCGTCTGCCCATTATATACAGAGATGCATAGAGAGATCAGAAAATCGTCTTGATCTGAATCATCTTTGAGTTGAATTGACCAGAATGAATAAGTGGTAACCTATCTGACTATCCGTCATCCTTTGTTCTGGCAATTCATCTCACTCAAGAGCAGGACCATTCCGTTCTCAAAGTCCTTGAATTACAATGCGGTTATAAACGAAAACACGGTACCGGTATTTCAATTGTGTTCTTCCCTTAAGCTAGAGAGGAGCCGTCCTGTCTGGtctttatattttttttacatcatATTTTCATCATAACACAGCATTACTGTATTCCCCTTACAATGTAATTGCACCAACTCATTTTTCATAAACGGGCATGCAAGGAGACTTGGGGTTTTTGACTTCTGTGCAGCGTTGGCTTTACAAACATGTCATATGGAAGTTATTTCATAGAATTTTCCCTGGCCAATGTCGAACATGATGTTCCTTAGAAACAGTACATAGCCTGAGGCAACAATTTCAGGTATATGAACAAGATTCGATTAAAGAGAAAGAGCCTTTAGGAAAGAACCAGATTGGGGATGTGTGTGGTCAGGTAGGTATTCTGCTAGAGGCAGAGGGGAAGGTGagccacaaacacagacagacagggagacaggagacgTTCTCCTCAGATCAACTatacagacaggaggagagagagacagagtgacagagagaataGCAGCTGACTGACAAGTAGCTGGTTGCCTGAGGACTGAGTAGGTGGACAGCTCTGTACAGCAGGGGGGCATGGTGTCATCATCAGACACTCTTCAAGGGTTCTGAGCTTCGCTCTCCCATGAATGAGTGATCCTCTGAAGGTCAAAGATGTGGCCCTTGGGCACTGGAAAATGGCACTGGGAAAGGTCAAGGGCACTAAGAAAGGGCTCGACCGGCTTCCTACCACCTTCtgggagtgtgtgcatgcatgtgtacgtctctctctcgctccttccccTGGTGCTAATTTCAACCGCGCCTTCAGGGTATTAGGACGTCTGGTATTATAAAATGAAGTGGTATTGATCGGAAAGGAAAggtgaagaggagggggaggtttgAGAAGTAGGACTGTTCTCAAGGGAATTAGAATGGCGTGTGACGGACAAGGGATGAGACACAGGCATGGCCATTGaaggtgtgtgtgcgtgaaaGTGCCATTGGAAGTGCCATTGCTTTGAATCAGAGTGCATTGTTGTCTGAGTGTATTGAGGCTGAGTTCCAAGTCCGAGTACATGACAAAGATCCAATGTAAAGAATGTTGACACAAGTGCCTCTTGACACGGTCATCCTGTACTGAAAATACAGTCAACACAACTGGAATTCAGAGGGAGGGGGGACTAGGTTGTCTTCCTTGATTTCCTTTTGTGGGATTAGCATTTTTATCCAGGCAAAAGAATAACAGTGACatcatactctgtctctctccccatctctgtaACTCTTATTTTAATCTCTTCCATGACAGAGAGACAAAAACAAATCCTATAAGCAGCTCTGCTATAGTGCCTAAGTGCCTGCTCTTTGCCCCCAGTTAGTAAAGTCATAAGCAGGCATTTAAGACGTTGGGTTCAGACCGTGGCTGACTTTTCAGCTCTGAATTACACAGTCAGATTCATTTTGACAAGCAGCCTCTCTTCCTTAATTGCAATTGTTTCTGCGTGGATTTGAAGGCGGGTTGGAATAATGCGTGAACGTGGGAGGAATTAATGGGGCTGCGGTCGTCTGTGGAGCGAAGCTGGCTGTTAATTCTGAGGTGATGTTGATGAACACAATACACATGCATCCAGACATGattgcgcacgcacacacacacacacacacacacacacacacacacacacacacacaaagaacatcCTTTACATTATAAAGAGTCACAGATTCAGTCCTTTGTGCTCATACAGTATGTGTGCACACGCCTGTCCATGCTAACAAGGTATCAGTTTCACTTTGAAATTTGAGGTTTTTCCAAACGTCTATGTGTGAAGTCATGGTAAACGTAcgtttttttacatttaagttgAGACACTGTTACCTAACTCCCCATAAGTTAAATACAAACACTTGCGTCGGGCTGGGGGTGAAAGTTTGGGAAAGGCTTAAAACCGAGGAAAAAAAAATATACCATTGCCTTGCACACAAAACCCTCAATGCCAGATTGCAGCTTTACACCCATCCACCATCCCTGTCCTAGCAAGCCAACAGCTTACTTTAAAGTAATAGCACTCACTTTTcctcctagtggccggttttgaaGGCAATTCTACACGTTCTTGGGACCAGGTTGGATGTCTCTGCTTTGACTTCAAACTAAAGCGATCTCCCTGgtccatgaacacacacacacacaaacacagagaaatgTCAGACTACATCCATTATTGAAGCAGTGTCCTTTATGTCCCAGTGTCCTTTATGTCCCAGTGTCCTGCAGGTAGAGGAGGTGTTAGATCGATCTCAGTGTGTATTCATCActcatcactgtctgtctgtagccacTGGGACTGTGACCTTCGGTTGAGTCAAAGGCAGACAGCAGCACACACCCTGACACAACCGAGGACTGACTTACCTTTACAACGTACACTTTCAAGGACACAAACAAACGCACGCTCACACACCAAATGAATCCTCTCACTATAGTTTTTCTGACAGCAGTGCTTCAGACAGTAAGTTGATTCCCCAGATGGATTTCTCCGTCTGCGTTTCTACCTCAGAACTGCCTGTTTCCTGGAGAGTGATTGTTGAAGAGAGAGATGTTGAAGGTTTGCCTTTTATAGCACCCCTTTGTGTCAATGAGACCAAAAGAGAGATGAATGATCCTTGTCACACAACAGTGTAGTGTCTATTGTGGCAGCTGCTTGGCAACAGTTGAAAGTCACAAAGAAAAGTACAAAGCACTCAGTTTAGTTATAACAGAAAGCAGTCGCTTTCATTAAATGTATGTCTTTTCAGTCACTTTCATTTCATGCTGTTTAGGTAGTCAACACTATGATCAAGGTGTTTTGATTTTACTCTTGACGTCAATACCTTATGGAAgcctgacacctagtggtgcaTTTCAGAACTTCCCACTGTGCACACTAACCGATGCCCAAATTTATTCCACTGCATCAGCACCTCTTATCATCAATGAAACTCACTACAAAGATTACCTGTACATTTGAGTCAGGAATGTTTTACCATGATGGAAGTCTCAGGTCAACAATGGCTTGACTTAGAATACAGAATACTGATGTTTgtttacatacatacacacacacacacacacaccataactaATAGGGAAAGGATAGCATGGACCTGATGGCATCTCAAAACAATGTCTGACACTTCTGGATTCCGAATGCTTGACGACTGTGCTTACAAACTGGGATTACTAAAAGTATCATGCTGCAGAATACTGATGTGTATTACAGTGTAAGTTACAGATGGACTTCAATAAATGTAGTGTAATACGACATATAATACAACTCCCATCGTGTTGGCATTTTAAAACAGTAATCCTTGAGGTATGAGACACACACCTTTGTCTATGTGAAAAAACTGTATGGGATACCTAAGGCCAGCTCTATCCCAGTGGTAGTCTGGTAAACATTGTATCCAGTGGTAGTCTGGGAGACAATGTATCCAGTGGTAGTCTGGGAGACATTGCATCCAGTGGTAGTCTGGGAGACATTGCATCCAGTGGTAGTCTGGGAGACATTGCATCCAGTGGTAGTCTGGTAAACATTgtacccagtggtagtctggtagacattgtacccagtggtagtctagtagacattgtatccagtggtagtctgggagacattgtatccagtggtagtctgggagactttgtatccagtggtagtctgggagactttgtatccagtggtagtctgggagactttgtatccagtggtagtctgggagacattgtacccagtggtagtctgggagacattgtacccagtggtagtctgggagacattgtatccagtggtagtctgggagatattgtacccagtggtagtctgggagacattgtatccagtggtagtctgggagactttgtatccagtggtagtctgggagactttgtatccagtggtagtctgggagactttgtatccagtggtagtctgggagactttgtatccagtggtagtctgggagacattgtatccagtggtagtctgggagactttgtatccagtggtagtctgggagactttgtatccagtggtagtctagtagacattgtacccagtggtagtctagtagacattgtatccagtggtagtctgggagacattgtacccagtggtagtctagtagacattgTATCCATTTGTAGTCTGGGAGACATTGTACCCagtggtagtctagtagacattgtatccagtggtagtctgggagacattgtatccagtggtagtctgggagacattgtatccagtggtagtctgggagacattgtatccagtggtagtctgggagacattgtatccagtggtagtctagtagacattgtatccagtggtagtctgggagacattgtacccagtggtagtctgggagacattgtatccagtggtagtctgggagacattgtatccagtggtagtctagtagacattgtatccagtggtagtctagtagacattgtatccagtggtagtctgggagacattgtacccagtggtagtctgggagacattgtatccagtggtagtctgggagacattgtatccagtggtagtctgggagacattgcatccagtggtagtctgggagacattgtatccagtggtagtctagtagacattgTATCCAGTGGTAGTCTGGGAGACATTGTATCCAGTGGTGGTCTGGGAGACATTGTATCCAGTGGTAGTCTGGGAGACTTTGTACCCagtggtagtctagtagacattgtacccagtggtagtctagtagacattgtatccagtggtagtctgggagacattgtacccagtggtagtctgggagacattgtatccagtggtagtctgggagacattgtatccagtggtagtctgggagacattgcatccagtggtagtctgggagacattgtacacagtggtagtctgggagacattgtatccagtggtagtctgggagacattgtacccagtggtagtctgggagacaatgtatccagtggtagtctagtagacattgtacccagtggtagtctagtagacattgtacccagtggtagtctagtagacattgtacccagtggtagtctagtagacattgtatccagtggtagtctgggagacattgtacccagtggtagtctgggagacattgtacccagtggtagtctgggagacattgtacccagtggtagtctgggagacattgtacccagtggtagtctgggagacattgtatccagtggtagtctgggagacattgtacccagtggtagtctgggagacattgcatccagtggtagtctgggagactttgtatccagtggtagtctgggagacattgtatccagtggtagtctgggagactttgtatccagtggtagtctgggagactttgtatccagtggtagtctagtagacattgtacccagtggtagtctagtagacattgtatccagtggtagtctgggagacattgtacccagtggtagtctagtagacattgTATCCAGTGGTAGTCTGGGAGACATTGTATCCAGTGGTAGTCTGGGAGACATTGTATCCAGTGGTAGTCTAGGAGACATTGTATCCAGTGGTAGTCTGGGAGACATTGTATCCagtggtagtctagtagacattgTATCCAGTGGTAGTCATGGAGACATTgtacccagtggtagtctgggagacattgtacccagtggtagtctgggagacattgtatccagtggtagtctgggagacattgcatccagtggtagtctgggagacattgtatccagtggtagtctagtagacattgtatccagtggtagtctgggagacattgtatccagtggtagtctagtagacattgtatccagtggtagtctgggagacattgtacccagtggtagtctgggagacattgtatccagtggtagtctgggagacattgtatccagtggtagtctgggagacattgcatccagtggtagtctgggagacattgtacacagtggtagtctgggagacattgtatccagtggtagtctagtagacattgTATCCAGTGGTAGTCTGGGAGACATTGTATCCAGTGGTAGTCTGGGAGACATTGCATCCAGTGGTAGTCTGGGAGACATTGTACACAGTGGTAGTCTGGGAGACATTGTATCCAGTGGTAGTCTGGGAGACATTGTGTCCagtggtagtctagtagacattgtacccagtggtagtctagtagacattgtacccagtggtagtctagtagacattgTGCCCagtggtagtctagtagacattgtatccagtggtagtctgggagacattgtatccagtggtagtctgggagacattgtatccagtggtagtctgggagacattgcatccagtggtagtctgggagacattgtacacagtggtagtctgggagacattgtacccagtggtagtctgggagactttgtacccagtggtagtctgggagactttgtacccagtggtagtctgggagactttgtacccagtggtagtctgggagactttgtacccagtggtagtctgggAGACTTTGTACTCAGAAGATAGTGTGTATTCATCATGTAATATGTTTTCCAGAGCCCTGAAGTTATGTGGCCCGGGAGGACCACCCCACGTGAAGCTGGAGATTGAGTGGGAACACAAGATCAAAGAATGGTGAGCACTGGacatacacatgtacacacaccaaATCAATTGAATcagaaacacacacccacacacacattcattattTATTGCATAGAAGGATTCACTCTGTCTTTATCTCgctctcacaaacacaaacacacacactcataccccAACTTTCTgcgtctgtgcatgtgtgtgtgtgtgtgtgtgtgtgtcagtctgtttgGTAACATCCAGGAGGAGGTGGTGAAGGACTCAGAGAGTGTGAGagtccagcagcagcagcacctgCAGCAGCACAGCTGTACCCTGGACGAGTGCTTTCAGCTCTACACCAAAGAGGAACAGGTAACATGGACTATACAATACCGTCCAATGCAACTGGTCTTAACCTGCCTTTGGGTTACTGAacattaaagatgcactatgcagaaattgtACCTCCTTTCAATGACAGATGACAGATCTGACAGATCTATAGCTCACATCTCTATATGAATTGGGTCGAGTCGACCAATAAGTTACAgtgcatattgcagctttaatgttGCCTTAGTCGATTCATAAGttgatctctctcgctctcgctttctctttctcccccactccCTGAGTATTGTTATTTGGTTTTGGACAAACGTAGTGTATGAAGAATATAACTTTATGTGAGACTTCCCCACTGACCATGTGTGTTATGTCTCCAGCTGGCCCCAGACGACGCATGGAAGTGTCCCCACTGTAAGCAGCTGCAGCAGGGCATGGTGAAGATGTCCCTGTGGACCCTCCCCGAcatcctcatcctccacctcaAACGCTTCCGACAGGTAACTGGAGCCAATCACATGTAGTGGATTGCCATTCTTCCCTTGCCTGTCTATTCTTCCCAAAAgcaccacaatggaaataagtcactCATTGTGTTAACCTTGATAGTTGATTAAAAATCCTATGAAACAGGTGGGCGAGCGGCGCAACAAGCTGTCCACCCAGGTGCGCTTCCCCCTGGCCGGGTTGGACATGGCCCCCCACGTGGTGAAGAGGTCCCAGAGCATGAGGAACCTGGGGAACCTGGGACCCTGGCCCCCCACATGGAAACAGCCTGAAGGCAGCAGTCATCATATTAGTCACCCAGACATGGCCCTGCCTCCTGACTTCCTCTATGACCTCTATGCAGTGTGTAACCACCATGGTGGGATGCACGGCGGACATTACACAGGTACTGGTTGGCCATTGATATACCGTTGATGTAGGAGACGTGCTGTTGATGAGAGAGGCATACTGACGGGCGTTGTATGTATGGGGCTGTTTGATCGAGAAGCGAGGAGAGGATATTGTTAGTGAGAGAGATGCCTACTGCCAAATAATGATGGTACATAGGACATGCATAACAGTACAGTGCCCTCCTCTATAGTGGTCACATCAACTTACAGGACTATACCCAGGACATAATGAGTGTGGTGCAGCCTGTCTCTACAGTTCTGTGTGCGTTTTGCAGCGTACTGCAGGAACTCAGTGGACGGTCAGTGGTACAGCTACGACGACAGCAGTGTGGACCTGGTGCctgaggaggaggtgtgtacCAGGGGTGCCTACATCCTGTTCTACCAGAGACGTAACGTCATTCCCCCCTGGTCCGCCAGCAGCTCAATCAGAGGTGGGTagtgtagcacacacacacacacacacaggcatggacacacacacacatcacaggagAGAGTTCACTCAGGGTTCAATTGCATTACAGCTGAACTCCGTACAGAGATAGTCTTAGATACAACAAGACCATTCAGCCTTTATCTACTAAAGGTTAACTCACAACTGCAGGTTTCACTCATGTCTGCAATAtatggtgttgcaagcaccatgctccaaCCACCTGAACCAGCAAAACCACAATGTGATATTTCAATCGCTAAATGCTATATTTTACATAGGAATTATCTGTGTAGTTTTTCTGTGTGTTTTCTGTATTGACTGGAATGGAACTGACATGTGTAGGTATCTTTCTGGTCCAGTGCCCATAGTCACAGaaacgtctctctcccctctgtaggCTCCACCAGTTCCTCCATGTCGGACCACTGGCTGGTCCGTCTGAATGGGGACAGTAAGAGGGGTAGTCTGGTGTCCCGCTCCTCCACCACCTGCCCCTCCTCTGTCCCCGACTCCCCGGAGTCCCCAGTCTTCCTTGATGACCCGCCcagagaggaggaaggtgagggGCCTGGGAAACATGAGATGCATGGTAAACCAAAgaaaggtaaaaaaaaacaaaaaaaacgtaGGTCTTCATTCCATTGGTGGTGGAAGGtgatgggtggtggtggtggtgagttttcctgttactacagtaggggagagtggggtaagttgagtgtTTACATTCAACATCACGCCGTCAAGGGAAACATAGTAttatttctaacaaagatatttacatacactgagtataccaaacattaggtaTATCTTCCTAATATTTAATTACCCCCTTTGGCCCTCagtctcaatttgtcagggcatggactctacaacgtGTCAAAagtggtccatgttgactccaatgcattccacagttgtcaagttggctggatgtcctttgggcgttgggccattcttgatacacacgggaaactgttgaggccctgttgttacctcattTCCCAGCGAAAATGCCTTGCATTacacctgggaagaaaacacttacATTTGCTCAagttgccattggctcaacttaccccaagacaaacattttgactatattagccgaCACAgatacaaggatgcactttcctGCTAGGTTTAAGACCTCATATTGAGCTTATAGAGacccccaactgatgtatagaacaatctcaaaatgatctactttggtttagacaCAAGCATCATAAATATATACAATAAATTCATTTGACTGTGAAAATCAATTTTTTGGACCTAAATAAGCTTACCGCTTTTTCcttgtggtttcttccttcagagACTCCAGAAAAGGATGACCTcatcctaaatatttggtcaaatgattattgtgtatggtttcctagaaacaagggtggctcaactttCCCCTTTggttcaacttaccccactctcccctatttAAAGCACGTTGAGCTTCTGGAAAAGCTAAATCTAATCAGTGGTTATTATTATTCCATGTTGTTGCCAATACACCACACGTGAGCATAGAGTGCATCACCTCTTTAATGTTTAGCTGAACACATTCTACACTAACTGTGGATGTGCATTTACGTAAACTCTTCCTATACATGCACAGTCCAtgcctacatacagttgaagtcagaagtttacatatacttaggttggagtcattaaaacttgtttttcaaccactccacaaatttcttgttaacaaactacagttttggcaagtcggttaggacgtctactttctgcatgacacaagtaatttttccaacaattgtttacagacagattatttcacttataattcactgtatcacaattccagtgagtcagacgtttacatacactaagttgaccgtgcctttaaacagcttggaaaattccagaaaatgatgtcatggctttagaagcttctgataggctaattgacatcatttgagtcaattggaggtgttcctgtggatgtatttcaaggcctacctttcaactcagtgcctatttgcttgacatcatgggaaagtcaaaagaaatcagccaagacctcagaaaataaattgtcgacctccacaagtctggttcatccttgggatcattttccaaacgcctgaaggtaccacattcatctgtacaaacaatagtatgcaagtataaacaccatgggaccacgcagccgtcataccattcaggaaggagacccgttctgtctcctagagatgaacatactttggtacgaaagtgcatatcaatcccagaacaacagtaaaggaccttgtgaagatgctggaggaaacaggtacaaaagtatccacagtaaaacgagtcctatatcgacataacctgaaaggccgctcagcaaggaagaagccactgctccaaaaccgccataaaaatgcaggactacggtttgcaactgcacatggggacaaagatcgtactttttggagcaatgtcctctggtctgatgaaacaaaatagaactgtttggccataatgaccatcgttatgtttggaggaaaaggggtgattcttgcaagccgaagaacaccatcccaaccgtgaagcacgggggtggcagcatcatgttgtcggggtgctttgctgcaggagggactggtgcaattcacaaaatagatggcatcatgagggaggaaaatgatgtggatatattgaagcaacatctcaagacatcagtcaggaagttaaagcttggtcacaaatgggtcttccaaatggacaatgaccccaagcatacttccaaagttgtggcaaaatggctaaaggacaacaaagtcaaggtattggagtggccatcacaaagccctgacctcaaacccatagaaaaagcgtgtgcaagcaagcaggcctacaaacctgactcagttacaccagctctgtcaggaggaatgggccaaaattcacccaatttattgtgggactcttgtggaaggctatccgaaacgtttgacccaagttaaacaatttaaaggaaatgctaccaaatactaattgagtgtatgtaaacttctgacccactgggaatgtgatgaaagaaataaaagctgaaataaatcattctctctactattattctgacatttcacattcttaaaataaagtggtgatcctaaaacagggatttttttactaggatttaatgtcaggaattgtgaaaatctgagtttaaatatatttggctaaggtgtatgtaaacttctgacttcaactgtcagAAAAAAGCTCATTGTGATCGCTGTGTTTGTTATTTACAATTTAATAAAAGGGGTTTGAAAATTAAAGTTAGTCTAGCTTTAAATGTCAGAGACACTATGGTAAAgtgttattttctctctctctttcaacccCAGGTGGTTTTGAGACCAGGCCGTTCGTACGGGGCATCCAGGGTCGTAGCGTCAGCATGAGGACCCCCACTAAGAACAAAGAGACACTGAACAAGGTCCTACCGCTACGCTGGTCGTTCGGCTCCAAGGACCGCCGAAAAATTGCAGCCGAGGCCGCCCCTGCTCCCATCCCCGCCCCTGTGGAACTGGTGGAGTACCTAGAGTCTGGAAGAAGACCTCGCTGCACCAAGGACTCTATAGTCAATTTAATGATGGGCTCTGAGAGCCATAAGGGTCCTGCCATCAGCTCCCCCAGTGTGGGAAGCAGCCTGAACTGCATGGGACAACCAGAGTCTCTGCAGATGCCAGAGGGCCAGAGAAGACCAGTCACAGACAAGACAGGGAGTCTGAGACGAAGTAGCAAAGGGtcccagcagcagcagagagaccagggggatcagagagaccagagggacgAGGGTAGGatgggcagtagtagtagtactaacaCTCTGACCAGGAGGAGTACCAAGAAGAGTAAGGAGAAGGACCAGGGAAAGCCCCAAGAGGCCCCGTCTAGGAGGGGGTCTAGTGcaggcgtccagtccagctccagcaCCCACAGCCTCAGGGACAGAGACTGGGAAGGCACCCTGAGGAGAGGGGCCAAGGGCCACCAGGACCCACCACCAAGGGACTGTCTGGCACCACCCgagggagaaaagagaaggaAGGGTGAGAAGGTAGAGGAGGCCTCCAAGAGCCACGAGGGGCTGCTGTCTTTCTTCAAGAGCAACTTCAAGAAGAAGGACAAGGAGTCGTCATCTTCTCGCAAGTCCGACTCTGGAAAAGCTGGCGACGTCGGCGGGTCCAGCACCTCCCGGCTGTCCCTGTCCAGTGGAGCCCCAGGCGCGGCCACGAAGACGGGGGAGGCGAAATCCAACGGAGCCCCCCGCAACGGGGGTGCCAATCGTCTCGGAGACGAGCTACCCAACGGTAAAGCCAGACGTGCCGCTGCTGCCGATATCAAACGCTCTCAGAGCTCATCCAACATCCCCAGCAAGGAGGAGTCTAGCATGCGAAGGACCGCCTCTTTACACCGCAAAGGGCTGTCCCATGGTGTGGCTCCGCCCCCTCGCAGCCTCACAGATGAGAAGCCCTCCTACGGTACCCTGCAGAGGACTCGCTATAGTACCAACTCACTGGGACGCAAGAGGACTGTCCCCGAGTCCAGCTtttagctgacacacacacaccctgacacacacacaccagggtcgTTTTcactaggcaccaaacagaagaaatggactgaaacagggagagaTTAGCTTAATTTGTTGAGTAAGAAatgctatgtttttgttttccattgcaaaacattttttcTACATTTTGCTACAGTGAATTTGTGCACTAATCAATCTGACCCTGATCAAAGCAACGGAGCTCTGCTGGAAGGATACTCCTGTAGGTACACACAGAAGCACAGGTATGTGAATACCACACAAGGTGGCTCCCTCCGGTGTTGTGGAGGGGTGTAGCATCAGTGAAAGAGCCCGTCACAGGGCCAAGGAGAACATTAAGGAAATGTGACTCATGAAGTACGACTGCTAACATAAACAAAATGTCATATCAGAGTGAATATTTTCTTATTCCAGTTTtgttttcattttatttatttgtaaaaaaTTATTGTGACTTAACAAGTGCCTCAGTAACTGATATGCAGTTTTAAACCAATGAGTTTGTGGACACCTGGTCAGCACCGGAAGCACATGTATTCACACtcgcatacatgcacacacacacacacacaggcatgcacacgggcacacacacattaTCTACACTCGTGTCTTAAAATCGTAGTAAATGAATGGCATTCATCACTATCTTCCTCGATCGGTTT
Coding sequences:
- the LOC129836464 gene encoding ubiquitin carboxyl-terminal hydrolase 43-like isoform X1, whose translation is MDNHKENKMRKQSMKTKSTKRKENKYKAGKLFRRKSLKSVRNFMSRILKTLGTLAHFGDVEPHDGEDDDGGFRDSAACTLSANSGNFNKDELQVSREIKVKKSASTLSSHGSIKDRLSWCYGDKTPGVLGLKNHGNTCFMNAVVQCLSNTDLLAEYLGLEQYKSDLCQGRVNGIVKNEDAQLARGEVTTQLASLVRALWTLEYTPQLSVEFKSIVSKYGSQFRGNSQHDALEFLLWLLDRVHEDANPTTNNNHSSSKTKANGKGPLGGAEESPVSGPAAAHQPGTRHSFVQDHFQAQYRSSLTCPHCLKQSNTFDPFLCISLPIPLRQTRCMNVTLVFSTKGQRYLRVGLAVPLIGSISCLRAMVAEEGKTTPDQVVLSELYATGFQRSFSDDDDLTSVAESDVVYAFQAPPLHTRGGSTRILGYNHSLPSSPYTSGPEGQRLPPSTTLSSEFLNHGGSTKVLLIICNTAGSGQQAVRFGPPFLMREERTLSWDQLQQSILSKLYYLMLNGSQAQNAGLLFKVRVVGGSASYSYLSPQDGRPLFHPAVDRALKLCGPGGPPHVKLEIEWEHKIKECLFGNIQEEVVKDSESVRVQQQQHLQQHSCTLDECFQLYTKEEQLAPDDAWKCPHCKQLQQGMVKMSLWTLPDILILHLKRFRQVGERRNKLSTQVRFPLAGLDMAPHVVKRSQSMRNLGNLGPWPPTWKQPEGSSHHISHPDMALPPDFLYDLYAVCNHHGGMHGGHYTAYCRNSVDGQWYSYDDSSVDLVPEEEVCTRGAYILFYQRRNVIPPWSASSSIRGSTSSSMSDHWLVRLNGDSKRGSLVSRSSTTCPSSVPDSPESPVFLDDPPREEEGEGPGKHEMHGKPKKGGFETRPFVRGIQGRSVSMRTPTKNKETLNKVLPLRWSFGSKDRRKIAAEAAPAPIPAPVELVEYLESGRRPRCTKDSIVNLMMGSESHKGPAISSPSVGSSLNCMGQPESLQMPEGQRRPVTDKTGSLRRSSKGSQQQQRDQGDQRDQRDEGRMGSSSSTNTLTRRSTKKSKEKDQGKPQEAPSRRGSSAGVQSSSSTHSLRDRDWEGTLRRGAKGHQDPPPRDCLAPPEGEKRRKGEKVEEASKSHEGLLSFFKSNFKKKDKESSSSRKSDSGKAGDVGGSSTSRLSLSSGAPGAATKTGEAKSNGAPRNGGANRLGDELPNGKARRAAAADIKRSQSSSNIPSKEESSMRRTASLHRKGLSHGVAPPPRSLTDEKPSYGTLQRTRYSTNSLGRKRTVPESSF